The proteins below come from a single Alkalispirillum mobile genomic window:
- a CDS encoding PilZ domain-containing protein has product MDINKLVNEYRAEWLGALKGLNWPDRLQLLDEIHARLYKEVGNEGTFREVSPELVAALIRGLGQPAVNGAAQAHIYANSGDARHRQAAEKWLAEQPLGDFADVKSAHQNDTPAYWVDRRRNRRVRQGYKVSVWARGQHTECAMLDLSRGGAGLEPKAGLKPGDRVSVRIPGYGMKLAAVVRTRLDRAGLAFESQLPWEPRVTQLPREHAQ; this is encoded by the coding sequence ATGGATATCAACAAGCTGGTCAATGAATACCGCGCGGAGTGGTTGGGCGCCCTCAAAGGGTTGAACTGGCCGGACCGCCTGCAGCTGCTCGATGAGATTCACGCGCGTCTCTACAAGGAGGTGGGCAACGAGGGCACGTTTCGCGAGGTTTCACCGGAACTGGTGGCGGCACTGATTCGTGGGCTGGGGCAGCCGGCGGTCAACGGCGCGGCCCAGGCGCATATATACGCCAACTCCGGCGATGCCCGGCACCGCCAGGCGGCGGAGAAGTGGCTGGCGGAACAGCCGCTTGGCGATTTCGCGGACGTCAAGTCGGCGCATCAGAACGACACCCCGGCCTACTGGGTCGACCGCAGACGTAACCGCAGGGTCAGGCAGGGTTATAAGGTCAGCGTCTGGGCCCGGGGGCAGCACACCGAGTGCGCGATGCTCGACCTCTCGCGGGGTGGAGCCGGGCTGGAGCCCAAAGCCGGGCTAAAACCGGGGGACCGGGTGTCGGTGCGGATCCCGGGTTATGGCATGAAGCTGGCCGCGGTGGTGCGGACCCGGCTGGACCGCGCGGGGCTTGCCTTCGAGTCGCAACTGCCATGGGAGCCCCGGGTGACCCAGTTGCCGCGCGAACATGCCCAATAA
- the galE gene encoding UDP-glucose 4-epimerase GalE produces MRVMVTGGAGYIGSHTVRHLTAAGHQVVVYDNLSTGFAWAVGDAPLVRGDLADHALLAETLNRNRFDAVLHFAAYTVVPESVCDPLRYYANNTLNTWRLLQACAEAGVEHFVFSSTAAVYGMPEQMPVSEEAPLAPINPYGASKMMSERMLMDLGAASDLRYVSLRYFNVAGADPSGELGQATANATHLIKVACEAAVGQRDGITVFGTDYSTPDGTCVRDFIHVEDLARAHVQALAHLEEGGESRVLNCGYGRGYSVLEVIEAVKRCSGRDFQVRYGARRAGDPGEVVADNSRMLAALDWRPRYADLDTIVGHALAWEEEGLPRRLAR; encoded by the coding sequence ATGAGAGTAATGGTCACCGGAGGGGCCGGTTATATCGGCAGTCATACCGTTCGACACCTGACGGCTGCCGGCCACCAGGTGGTGGTGTATGACAACCTTAGTACCGGGTTTGCATGGGCGGTGGGCGACGCGCCCCTGGTGCGGGGCGATCTGGCCGATCACGCCCTGTTGGCGGAGACCCTCAACCGGAACCGGTTCGATGCGGTGCTCCACTTCGCAGCGTACACCGTGGTGCCGGAGTCGGTGTGCGACCCGCTGCGCTACTATGCCAATAACACCCTCAACACCTGGCGCCTGCTGCAGGCGTGCGCCGAGGCGGGGGTGGAGCACTTCGTGTTCTCCTCCACCGCCGCGGTCTACGGCATGCCGGAGCAGATGCCGGTCTCCGAGGAGGCCCCGTTGGCCCCGATCAACCCCTACGGGGCCTCCAAGATGATGTCCGAGCGCATGCTCATGGACCTGGGGGCGGCCAGCGATCTGCGATACGTGAGCCTGCGCTACTTCAACGTGGCCGGGGCCGACCCCTCCGGTGAGCTGGGTCAGGCCACCGCCAACGCTACCCATCTCATCAAGGTGGCGTGCGAGGCGGCGGTGGGCCAGCGGGACGGCATCACCGTCTTCGGCACCGACTATTCCACGCCGGACGGCACCTGCGTGCGCGATTTCATCCACGTGGAGGATCTGGCGCGGGCGCACGTGCAGGCGCTGGCGCACCTGGAAGAGGGGGGTGAGTCCCGGGTGCTCAACTGCGGTTATGGCCGCGGTTACAGCGTTTTGGAGGTGATCGAGGCGGTCAAGCGGTGCTCGGGGCGGGACTTCCAGGTGCGTTACGGGGCGCGGCGGGCGGGAGACCCCGGCGAGGTGGTTGCCGATAACAGCCGGATGCTGGCGGCGCTGGACTGGCGGCCCCGGTACGCGGACCTGGATACGATAGTTGGCCACGCCCTGGCCTGGGAGGAGGAGGGGCTGCCCCGGCGCCTGGCTCGTTAG
- the hslO gene encoding Hsp33 family molecular chaperone HslO has protein sequence MTDHLHRFIFEHASIRGELVQLSDSYQEVLRRREMPEGLARLTGEAMAAGALLVATLKFKGQLSLQFQGDGPVGLLLIQVGSDGGLRATARWNEDTPLPGPGATLAQFFGKGHLAITIEPKDEGERYQGLVGLGAGNLAEAVEGYFRDSEQLATRVWLTSDDHTAAGMLLQRLPGEEGDPDAWNRAGLLTDTLTMEELRGLDTGEILRRLFHEEDLRLFDPTPFRFHCNCSRERISNILLSMGEGEIRSLLEEQGVIETHCQFCNAGYRFDAVDIEHLFSDKPHHGPQTPPTQH, from the coding sequence ATGACCGATCACCTGCACCGCTTCATCTTTGAGCACGCCAGCATCCGCGGCGAACTGGTCCAGCTGAGCGACAGTTACCAGGAAGTACTGCGCCGCCGCGAGATGCCCGAGGGCCTGGCCCGGCTCACCGGCGAGGCCATGGCCGCCGGCGCGCTGCTGGTGGCCACCCTCAAGTTCAAGGGCCAGCTCAGCCTGCAATTCCAGGGCGATGGCCCGGTCGGGCTGCTGCTCATCCAGGTGGGCAGTGACGGCGGCCTGCGCGCCACCGCCCGCTGGAACGAAGACACCCCCCTGCCCGGGCCAGGCGCCACCCTGGCGCAGTTCTTCGGCAAGGGCCACCTGGCCATCACCATCGAACCCAAGGACGAGGGTGAGCGCTACCAGGGCCTTGTGGGCCTGGGGGCCGGTAATCTGGCCGAGGCGGTGGAGGGCTACTTCCGCGACTCCGAACAGCTGGCCACCCGCGTGTGGCTCACCAGCGACGACCACACCGCCGCCGGCATGCTCCTGCAGCGCCTCCCCGGCGAAGAGGGCGACCCGGACGCCTGGAACCGGGCTGGCCTGCTCACCGACACCCTCACCATGGAAGAACTGCGCGGCCTGGACACGGGCGAGATCCTGCGCCGGCTGTTCCACGAGGAGGACCTGCGGCTGTTCGATCCCACCCCCTTCCGCTTCCACTGCAACTGCTCCCGGGAGCGGATCAGCAACATCCTGCTGTCCATGGGCGAGGGGGAAATTCGCTCGCTGCTGGAAGAGCAGGGTGTGATCGAGACCCACTGCCAGTTCTGCAATGCAGGCTACCGGTTCGACGCCGTGGACATCGAACACCTGTTCAGCGACAAACCCCACCACGGCCCACAGACGCCCCCGACCCAGCACTGA
- a CDS encoding XrtA/PEP-CTERM system exopolysaccharide export protein produces the protein MGRSGYWRGLWVLMLSGLLAACAGTHPDAPERAEERLIDEYIIGPGDTLSVNVWRNPELSISVPVRPDGKITTPLVEDVQASGITPTSLARTMEEHLGEYIRDPVVTVVVTSFAGPYDRQVRVIGQAAEPQALQYRENMSVLDVMIAVGGITDFAAGNRAVIIRDEDGERKQYRVRLDDLINGGDISANVDILPGDTLIIPERFF, from the coding sequence ATGGGGCGTTCCGGCTACTGGCGTGGCCTCTGGGTGCTGATGTTGAGCGGCCTGCTGGCAGCCTGCGCCGGCACCCACCCGGACGCGCCCGAGCGCGCCGAGGAACGGTTGATCGACGAGTACATCATCGGACCCGGCGACACCCTCTCGGTGAACGTCTGGCGCAACCCGGAGTTGTCCATTTCCGTGCCTGTCCGCCCGGACGGCAAAATCACCACCCCCCTGGTGGAGGACGTGCAGGCCAGCGGCATCACCCCCACCAGCCTGGCACGGACCATGGAAGAGCACCTTGGGGAGTACATCAGGGACCCGGTGGTCACCGTGGTGGTGACCAGCTTCGCCGGCCCCTATGACCGGCAGGTACGGGTCATCGGGCAGGCCGCGGAGCCCCAGGCCCTGCAGTACCGGGAGAACATGTCCGTACTGGACGTCATGATCGCCGTGGGCGGCATCACGGACTTCGCGGCCGGCAACCGGGCGGTGATTATCCGGGATGAAGACGGGGAGCGTAAGCAGTATCGCGTGCGCCTGGACGACCTGATCAACGGTGGCGATATCTCGGCCAACGTGGACATTCTGCCGGGCGACACCCTGATCATACCGGAACGCTTCTTCTGA
- the prsK gene encoding XrtA/PEP-CTERM system histidine kinase PrsK translates to MTALSYLTAALAFLILAGLTLLRWRDRPTGFWIVAAALASTLWAGVLAFQAQAHGDHAVLGGGVLELLRNAAWFLVLLVLLATSAGLQRPLPDSIRRWAAAIALFLLVVFAPLAWPGLAAWQSVAMLAMAIFGLVLVEQVFRNTPPQRRWEIKPLCLGLGGLFVFDLFLFGDLVLFRTLESPSWQARGLVNALVVPLLALSLARGLPHREGPTVSRHLLFHTAALVGAGVYLLAVASAGYLLSHFGGDLGAVLQVTLLFGAALLLALVLFSGSFRARLRVLLSKHFFSYKYDYRQEWLRFTGTLSTEDEDMPFRQRAIQAIGEMVDSPGGLLWARSDDGTYRLEGVLNLGAPEYPPEEPDGALVTFLARSGWVIDVDEYRNHADRYRDTVLPDWLVDTPRHWLVIPLLKGDDLEGFVVLGRPRASRRIDWEDRDLLKTAGRQLAVYVALVQTNEALLEARQFETFHRLAAFLVHDLKNVSAQLSLVCSNAERHKDNPEFVADAFRTIGNARDRLDRTQAQLRKAQPRPEAPLQPVALRPLLTEVIARSADRQPEPTLGRIENEAQVLGDREGLINVLLHLVRNAQEATDADGWVRVDLYKDGPWAIITVADNGCGISEAFMQHQLFRPFQTTKGNAGMGIGVYEAREQVVGMGGRVDVESEAGRGTVFKIKLPLRATGAAAVQAS, encoded by the coding sequence ATGACTGCGCTCAGTTACCTGACCGCCGCGCTCGCCTTCCTGATCCTGGCCGGACTGACGCTGCTGCGCTGGCGCGACCGCCCCACGGGCTTCTGGATTGTCGCTGCCGCGCTGGCATCGACGCTTTGGGCCGGGGTGCTGGCCTTTCAGGCCCAGGCGCACGGCGACCACGCGGTGCTGGGCGGCGGCGTGCTGGAACTGCTGCGCAACGCCGCCTGGTTTCTGGTCCTGCTGGTGTTGCTGGCGACCAGTGCCGGGCTGCAGCGGCCACTGCCCGACTCCATCCGCCGCTGGGCCGCGGCCATCGCCCTGTTCCTGTTGGTGGTCTTCGCGCCCCTGGCCTGGCCGGGCCTGGCCGCCTGGCAGAGTGTTGCCATGCTGGCAATGGCCATCTTTGGCCTGGTGCTGGTGGAGCAGGTCTTCCGCAACACCCCACCCCAGCGCCGCTGGGAGATCAAACCCCTGTGCCTGGGCCTGGGCGGACTCTTTGTTTTCGACCTCTTCCTGTTCGGCGACCTGGTCCTGTTCCGCACGCTGGAGAGCCCGTCGTGGCAGGCCCGCGGCCTGGTGAATGCCCTCGTTGTCCCGCTGCTGGCCCTGTCGCTCGCCCGGGGCCTGCCGCACCGCGAGGGCCCGACCGTATCCCGCCACCTGCTGTTTCACACCGCTGCCCTGGTCGGGGCCGGGGTCTACCTGCTGGCGGTGGCCAGCGCCGGCTACCTGCTTAGCCACTTTGGTGGCGACCTGGGCGCGGTGCTGCAGGTGACCCTGCTGTTCGGCGCCGCCCTGCTGCTTGCCCTGGTGCTGTTCTCCGGGAGCTTCCGGGCCCGCCTGCGGGTGCTGCTGAGCAAGCACTTCTTCAGCTATAAGTACGACTACCGGCAGGAGTGGCTGCGCTTTACCGGCACCCTGTCCACAGAGGACGAGGACATGCCGTTCAGGCAGCGGGCCATTCAGGCGATCGGCGAGATGGTGGACAGCCCGGGTGGGCTGCTCTGGGCGCGCAGCGACGACGGCACCTACCGCCTGGAGGGCGTGCTTAACCTGGGCGCCCCCGAGTACCCGCCCGAAGAGCCGGACGGGGCATTGGTCACCTTTCTGGCCCGCAGCGGCTGGGTGATCGACGTGGACGAATACCGGAACCACGCCGACCGGTACCGGGACACGGTCCTCCCCGACTGGCTGGTAGACACCCCACGCCACTGGCTGGTGATCCCCCTGCTCAAGGGTGACGACCTGGAGGGGTTCGTGGTGCTAGGCCGCCCCCGGGCGAGCCGGCGGATCGACTGGGAGGACCGCGACCTGCTGAAGACCGCCGGCCGCCAACTGGCCGTCTACGTGGCCCTGGTGCAGACCAACGAGGCGCTGCTGGAGGCCCGCCAGTTCGAAACATTTCACCGGCTGGCCGCCTTTCTGGTCCATGACCTGAAGAACGTCTCGGCCCAGCTGTCACTGGTCTGCTCCAACGCGGAGCGCCACAAGGACAACCCCGAGTTCGTGGCGGACGCCTTTCGCACCATCGGCAACGCGCGGGACCGGCTGGACCGCACCCAGGCCCAGTTGCGCAAGGCCCAGCCACGCCCCGAGGCGCCGCTACAGCCGGTGGCCCTACGCCCGCTGCTTACCGAGGTAATAGCCCGCAGCGCCGACCGCCAGCCCGAGCCTACGCTGGGGCGGATCGAGAACGAGGCGCAGGTACTCGGTGACCGGGAGGGGCTGATCAACGTGCTCCTCCACCTGGTCCGCAACGCCCAAGAGGCCACGGACGCAGACGGCTGGGTCCGGGTCGACCTGTACAAGGACGGCCCATGGGCCATTATTACAGTGGCGGACAATGGTTGCGGCATCAGCGAGGCCTTCATGCAGCACCAGCTCTTCCGCCCATTCCAGACCACCAAGGGCAATGCCGGCATGGGCATCGGCGTGTACGAGGCCCGCGAGCAGGTCGTGGGCATGGGCGGCCGGGTGGATGTCGAGAGCGAAGCCGGCCGCGGCACTGTTTTCAAGATCAAACTGCCGCTGCGCGCGACCGGTGCGGCGGCGGTGCAGGCCTCGTGA
- a CDS encoding YdcF family protein: MILRDLASWLLPPSGPLMLALLGLLTLRWRAGRLLLALGLLLSYALALPPVSYALMHGLQADYPPVQPSELRDAQAIVVLGAGYRSGADEFGGETVSDLALVRLRYAGYLHGQTGLPVIASGGAAPGREPEARWMAEVLADLGVRPILTESESRDTWGNAQRTAELLRRMELERVALVTHAHHMPRATWSFEQAGVTVLPAPTGAFVPRDRSWSWGMLRPQASAVYRSWLAAHEYLGLFWYRWLRRD; encoded by the coding sequence ATGATATTGCGGGATCTCGCCAGCTGGCTGTTACCCCCCAGCGGCCCGCTGATGCTGGCACTGCTGGGCCTGCTGACGCTGCGCTGGCGTGCGGGCCGATTGCTGTTGGCGCTGGGCCTGTTGCTGTCGTATGCCCTGGCGCTGCCGCCGGTGAGCTATGCGCTGATGCACGGCCTGCAGGCCGACTACCCACCGGTGCAGCCATCAGAGTTGCGCGACGCGCAGGCCATCGTGGTGCTGGGTGCGGGGTACCGCAGCGGCGCCGATGAGTTCGGTGGCGAGACGGTGAGTGATCTGGCGTTGGTCCGTCTGCGTTACGCCGGCTACCTGCATGGGCAGACCGGGTTGCCGGTGATCGCCAGTGGCGGGGCGGCTCCGGGGCGCGAACCCGAGGCGCGCTGGATGGCCGAGGTGCTGGCGGATCTCGGGGTTCGCCCCATACTGACAGAGAGCGAGTCCCGCGATACGTGGGGGAATGCACAGCGCACCGCGGAGCTCTTGCGCCGAATGGAGCTGGAGCGCGTGGCCCTGGTTACCCATGCCCATCACATGCCCCGGGCCACCTGGTCCTTCGAGCAGGCCGGCGTGACCGTGTTGCCGGCCCCCACCGGGGCCTTTGTTCCGCGGGACAGGAGCTGGTCCTGGGGCATGCTGCGGCCACAGGCCAGTGCGGTGTACAGGAGCTGGCTTGCGGCGCACGAGTACCTGGGGTTGTTCTGGTACCGCTGGTTGCGGAGAGATTGA
- the gatA gene encoding Asp-tRNA(Asn)/Glu-tRNA(Gln) amidotransferase subunit GatA codes for MHEKTVAEIAAALRAGEFSSREVTEAFLARIDALNPVTNAVITPTAEQALAAADAADQRIAAGEAGPLTGVPLVHKDIFCTQGVRTSCGSRMLDNFESPYDATVVRKLADAGMVMLGKANMDEFAMGSSNETSFYGPVKNPWDLDAVPGGSSGGSAAAVAGRLAPAATGTDTGGSIRQPAALCGLSGLKPTYGRVSRYGMIAFASSLDQGGPMARTCEDLALLLGGMAGFDGRDSTSVDHVVPDYSETLSRSVKGLKIGVPKEFFGEGLDPEVRRVVEGAIDVYREEGAEIREISLPNTRHSVPVYYVIAPAEASSNLSRFDGVRYGYRCDNPADLEDLYKRSRGEGFGDEVKRRILVGTYALSAGYYDAYYLKAQQVRRLIRDDFTRALEEVDVIMGPTSPTVAFNIGERTDDPVQMYLSDVYTLAVNLAGVPGLSVPAGFVQGRPVGLQVIGNYFDEARLLNVGHKFQQVTDWHRHVPEGFE; via the coding sequence ATGCATGAAAAGACCGTAGCCGAGATTGCCGCCGCGCTGCGCGCCGGCGAGTTCTCCAGCCGCGAGGTCACCGAGGCCTTCCTGGCGCGCATCGACGCGCTGAACCCGGTGACCAATGCCGTCATCACCCCCACCGCCGAGCAGGCCCTGGCCGCGGCCGACGCCGCCGACCAGCGCATTGCCGCCGGTGAGGCCGGGCCGCTCACCGGCGTGCCGCTGGTCCACAAGGACATCTTCTGCACCCAGGGGGTGCGGACCAGCTGCGGCTCGCGCATGCTGGATAACTTCGAGTCCCCCTACGATGCCACCGTGGTGCGCAAGCTGGCAGACGCCGGCATGGTCATGCTGGGCAAGGCCAACATGGACGAGTTCGCCATGGGCTCCTCCAACGAAACCAGCTTCTACGGCCCGGTGAAGAACCCCTGGGACCTGGACGCGGTACCCGGCGGCTCCTCCGGCGGCTCCGCCGCAGCGGTGGCCGGGCGCCTGGCCCCGGCGGCCACCGGCACCGACACCGGCGGCTCCATCCGCCAGCCGGCGGCGCTGTGCGGCCTGTCCGGGCTCAAACCCACCTACGGCCGGGTCTCCCGCTACGGCATGATCGCCTTCGCCTCCAGCCTCGACCAGGGCGGCCCCATGGCCCGCACCTGCGAGGACCTGGCCCTGCTGCTCGGCGGCATGGCCGGCTTCGACGGGCGCGATTCCACCAGCGTTGACCACGTGGTGCCCGATTACAGCGAGACCCTCAGCCGCTCGGTGAAAGGCCTGAAGATCGGCGTGCCGAAGGAGTTCTTCGGTGAGGGGCTGGACCCGGAGGTGCGCCGGGTGGTCGAGGGGGCCATCGATGTCTACCGCGAGGAGGGCGCCGAGATCCGCGAGATCTCCCTGCCCAACACCCGCCACTCGGTGCCCGTCTACTACGTCATCGCCCCGGCGGAGGCCTCCTCCAACCTGTCCCGGTTCGACGGCGTGCGCTACGGTTACCGCTGCGACAACCCCGCTGACCTGGAAGATCTCTACAAGCGCTCCCGCGGCGAGGGCTTCGGCGACGAGGTGAAACGGCGCATCCTGGTGGGCACCTACGCGCTGTCCGCGGGCTACTACGACGCCTACTACCTGAAGGCCCAGCAGGTCCGCCGGCTGATCCGCGACGACTTCACCCGCGCACTGGAAGAGGTGGACGTGATCATGGGCCCCACCTCGCCCACGGTGGCCTTCAACATCGGCGAGCGCACCGACGACCCGGTGCAGATGTACCTCTCCGACGTCTACACCCTGGCGGTGAACCTGGCCGGCGTGCCCGGCCTGTCCGTCCCGGCCGGCTTCGTGCAGGGCCGCCCGGTGGGGCTGCAGGTCATCGGCAACTATTTCGACGAGGCCCGGCTGCTCAACGTCGGTCACAAGTTCCAGCAGGTGACCGACTGGCACCGGCACGTGCCCGAGGGCTTCGAGTAA
- the gatB gene encoding Asp-tRNA(Asn)/Glu-tRNA(Gln) amidotransferase subunit GatB yields MEWETVIGLEIHAQLATKSKIFSGAATAYGAEPNRQACAVDLGMPGVLPVLNKGAVHMAAKFGLAVGAKIAPRSVFARKNYFYPDLPKGYQISQYELPIVEGGELWIEPEDGERKRIGITRAHLEEDAGKSLHEDFQGMTGVDLNRAGTPLLEIVSEPDLRSAAEASAYMKKLHALVRYLEICDGNMQEGSFRCDANVSVRPKGQKEFGTRAELKNLNSFRFVERAINYEVERQIALIESGGEVVQETRLYDADKGETRSMRTKEEANDYRYFPDPDLLPVELDQAFVDAVRETLPELPDEKRSRFVEEYGLSDYDAGVLTATRELAEFFESVVTESGGFAKRSANWVQGDFLGALNKAGLELADSPVTPEMLGQLVARIEDDTISGRVAKEVFEAMWNGEGEPDQIIEAKGLKQVTDTGAIEAMIDEVIAANPKQVEQYQGGKDKLLGFFVGQVMKASRGKANPGQVNELLKKKLNG; encoded by the coding sequence ATGGAATGGGAAACGGTAATCGGGCTTGAGATTCACGCTCAGCTCGCCACCAAGAGCAAGATCTTCTCCGGCGCGGCCACCGCCTACGGCGCCGAGCCCAACCGCCAGGCCTGCGCCGTGGACCTGGGCATGCCCGGCGTATTGCCCGTGCTGAACAAGGGCGCGGTGCACATGGCCGCCAAGTTCGGCCTGGCCGTGGGCGCAAAGATCGCGCCGCGCTCGGTATTCGCCCGCAAGAACTACTTCTACCCCGACCTGCCCAAGGGCTACCAGATCAGCCAGTACGAGCTGCCCATTGTCGAGGGCGGTGAGCTGTGGATCGAGCCGGAGGATGGCGAGCGCAAGCGCATCGGCATCACCCGCGCCCACCTGGAGGAGGACGCGGGCAAGTCTCTGCACGAGGACTTTCAGGGCATGACCGGGGTGGACCTGAACCGCGCCGGCACGCCGCTGCTGGAGATCGTTTCCGAGCCCGATCTGCGCAGCGCCGCCGAGGCCTCCGCCTACATGAAAAAGCTGCACGCCCTGGTGCGCTACCTGGAGATCTGCGACGGCAACATGCAGGAGGGCTCCTTCCGCTGCGACGCCAACGTCTCCGTCCGGCCCAAGGGGCAGAAAGAGTTCGGCACCCGTGCCGAGCTGAAAAACCTCAACTCCTTCCGCTTCGTGGAGCGCGCCATCAACTACGAGGTGGAGCGCCAGATCGCGCTGATCGAGTCCGGCGGCGAGGTGGTGCAGGAGACCCGCCTCTACGACGCGGACAAGGGCGAGACCCGCTCCATGCGCACCAAGGAGGAGGCCAACGACTACCGCTACTTCCCCGACCCGGACCTGCTGCCGGTGGAGCTGGACCAGGCCTTCGTCGACGCCGTGCGCGAGACCCTGCCCGAGCTGCCGGACGAGAAGCGCAGCCGCTTCGTCGAGGAGTACGGGCTGTCCGACTACGACGCCGGCGTGCTCACCGCCACCCGGGAGCTGGCGGAGTTCTTCGAGTCAGTGGTCACCGAGTCGGGCGGCTTCGCCAAGCGCAGCGCCAACTGGGTGCAGGGCGACTTCCTGGGCGCGCTCAACAAGGCGGGTCTGGAGCTGGCGGACAGCCCCGTCACCCCCGAGATGCTCGGCCAGCTGGTGGCCCGCATCGAGGACGACACCATCTCCGGGCGCGTGGCCAAGGAGGTCTTCGAGGCCATGTGGAACGGCGAGGGCGAGCCCGACCAGATCATCGAGGCGAAGGGGCTGAAGCAGGTCACCGACACCGGCGCCATCGAGGCCATGATCGACGAGGTGATCGCTGCCAACCCGAAGCAGGTGGAGCAGTACCAGGGCGGCAAGGACAAGCTGCTCGGCTTCTTCGTCGGCCAGGTCATGAAGGCCTCCCGGGGCAAAGCCAACCCGGGGCAGGTCAACGAACTGCTGAAGAAGAAACTCAACGGTTGA
- a CDS encoding sensor domain-containing diguanylate cyclase produces MNCKRQPPPGAQHLATDTAGDLRLYQHVFAQNPDGMLIIEGHQFVVCNQAAADLLGYDGAEALLGRTPEALSPICQPDGHSSAKRAREVVARAREHGSQRFEWQHLKANGDPIWVEVRLTTLDRDGPPAILVVWRDISRRKALEAEARAAHASLEAIVDHTPVGLLFLDGERRILHCNPAFLRMTGYREEEVLGRTTAFLYTSHAVYEATGEAVYPVLREGHTSEIEREFVRANGEVITVSLLGRPLDPGALSQGFVWVVQDISERKALQAALEREATFDQLTGALNRRRTEQALSREMERSNRHGTALSVALLDIDHFKAVNDRFGHAVGDEVLSDLVQRCIASLRATDLIGRWGGEEFLLVLPDTGQDSALQLAERLRQRISEGRTSTGQRVTASFGVAVYQPGESLAPLLKRADDALYRAKDRGRNRVEHQPAGG; encoded by the coding sequence ATGAACTGCAAACGTCAGCCGCCCCCGGGCGCGCAGCACCTTGCCACCGATACTGCGGGTGACCTGCGCCTGTACCAGCACGTGTTCGCGCAGAACCCGGACGGCATGCTGATCATCGAGGGCCACCAGTTCGTGGTGTGCAACCAGGCGGCGGCCGATCTGCTCGGCTACGATGGTGCTGAGGCACTCCTGGGGCGCACCCCCGAGGCGCTCTCTCCCATCTGCCAGCCCGATGGGCACAGCTCCGCGAAACGGGCCCGCGAGGTGGTGGCGCGGGCCCGGGAGCACGGCTCACAGCGCTTCGAGTGGCAACACCTCAAGGCTAACGGCGACCCGATCTGGGTTGAGGTGCGGCTCACCACGCTGGACCGGGACGGCCCGCCGGCGATCCTGGTGGTCTGGCGGGACATCTCCCGGCGCAAGGCCCTGGAGGCGGAGGCGCGCGCCGCCCACGCCTCGCTGGAGGCCATCGTTGACCACACCCCCGTGGGGCTGCTGTTCCTTGACGGTGAGCGCCGCATCCTGCACTGCAACCCCGCCTTCTTGCGCATGACCGGTTACCGGGAGGAGGAGGTGCTGGGCCGGACCACCGCCTTCCTGTACACCAGCCACGCCGTCTACGAGGCCACCGGCGAGGCGGTCTACCCGGTACTCCGCGAGGGCCACACATCCGAGATCGAACGGGAATTCGTGCGGGCGAACGGCGAGGTGATCACTGTCTCGCTGCTGGGCCGCCCGCTGGACCCCGGGGCCCTGTCCCAGGGCTTCGTCTGGGTGGTGCAGGACATCAGCGAACGCAAGGCGCTGCAGGCGGCGCTGGAGCGCGAGGCCACCTTCGACCAGCTCACCGGTGCGCTGAATCGCCGCCGCACCGAGCAGGCCCTGAGCCGCGAGATGGAGCGCAGCAACCGCCACGGCACCGCGCTGTCCGTGGCCCTGTTGGACATCGACCATTTCAAGGCGGTCAACGACCGGTTCGGACACGCCGTGGGAGATGAGGTGCTCAGCGACCTGGTTCAACGCTGCATCGCCTCCCTGCGCGCCACCGACCTCATCGGGCGCTGGGGCGGGGAGGAGTTTCTCCTGGTTCTACCCGACACGGGACAGGACAGCGCCCTGCAGCTGGCCGAGCGGCTGCGCCAGCGCATCAGCGAGGGCCGCACCAGCACCGGCCAGCGCGTGACGGCCAGCTTCGGGGTCGCCGTATACCAGCCCGGGGAATCACTCGCGCCGTTGCTCAAACGGGCGGACGACGCCCTCTATCGGGCCAAGGACCGGGGCCGCAACCGCGTGGAGCATCAGCCCGCCGGGGGCTAA
- the gatC gene encoding Asp-tRNA(Asn)/Glu-tRNA(Gln) amidotransferase subunit GatC, whose product MSLEESEVKHIAHLARVAIEPADIPGYARNLSDILDFVEQMKDIDTEGVTPMAHPLDAVQRMREDQVTEPDERERFQAIAPATEAGLYLVPRVIE is encoded by the coding sequence ATGTCCCTGGAAGAGTCCGAAGTCAAGCACATTGCCCACCTGGCACGCGTGGCCATCGAGCCCGCCGACATCCCCGGCTATGCCCGCAACCTGTCCGACATTCTCGACTTCGTCGAGCAGATGAAGGACATCGACACCGAGGGCGTGACCCCCATGGCCCACCCGCTGGACGCCGTGCAGCGGATGCGCGAGGACCAGGTCACGGAGCCGGACGAGCGCGAGCGCTTCCAGGCCATCGCCCCGGCCACCGAGGCCGGCCTGTACCTGGTGCCGCGCGTCATCGAGTGA